In Phacochoerus africanus isolate WHEZ1 chromosome 2, ROS_Pafr_v1, whole genome shotgun sequence, one DNA window encodes the following:
- the LOC125116788 gene encoding 60S ribosomal protein L36a-like, producing the protein MVNIPKTHQTFCKKFGKHQPRKVTQYKKGKDSLCAQGKRHYDRKQSDYGRQTKPTFQKKAKTTKKIVLRLECIEPNCTSKRMLAIKRCKHFELGGDKKRKGQVIQF; encoded by the coding sequence ATGGTGAATATTCCTAAAACACACCAGACTTTCTGTAAGAAGTTTGGCAAGCACCAACCCCGCAAAGTGACACAATACAAGAAGGGCAAGGATTCACTGTGTGCCCAGGGAAAGCGGCATTATGACAGGAAGCAGAGTGACTATGGTAGGCAGACTAAGCCGACTTTCCAGAAAAAGGCTAAAACTACAAAGAAGATTGTGCTGAGGCTGGAATGCATTGAGCCCAACTGCACATCTAAGAGAATGCTGGCTATTAAGAGATGCAAGCATTTTGAGCTGGGaggagataaaaagagaaagggccaAGTGATCCAGTTCTGA